The Pseudomonas solani genome segment GGCCGGCCGCCAGGCCAGGCGGCCGGCCGACACCATCAGTGGGTCACGACCTCGGCGGGCTCGCGGCGCTTCAAGTAGTTGTCGAAGAGCTGGTTGGCATTGCCCAGGGACATCAGGTGCGCGTAGATCCAGCCGAGGAAGCCGCTGTGGTGCAGGTCCAGCACCTGCTCGTCCGCCAGCGCCAGGAACTTCTCCTCATCCACCGCCAGGAAATCGCTGAGCACGAAGCTCTCGCCGCTGGTATGGGACAGCTTGATGGCACGTGGACTGAGCAGGTCGAGGGCGTGCAGCTTCTCGACGAAGGTGCGGGTCCGCTCCATCTCCGCGGTGAAGTTCTGCAGGAACTGGATCATCTCGTCGAGGTAGTCGCTGTTCTGCCCCTGCGCGTCGAACAGGTCCTTGCCCTGCTCTTCGCTCCAGCCGCTGAACGCCGCGTCAAAGCAGACGGTGAAGTGGCTGGCTTCGTCCTGGGCCAGCACAAAGGGATAGCGGCGGATGAACGCCGGGATGTAGGTGTTGGCCTGCCAGCGCTGCTCGGCGTCGAGGTAGCCGTTGTGCCCCTCCTTCAGCCCCAGCAGCGCGATCGGCGTGGCCTGGCTGCCCTCGCCGATGAACACCAGCGGGTAATGGCGCGCCGCCTGGAAGAACTCCAGGCCGGCGACCGGCACCAGGTGGGTGGACGCGGCGAAGTCGCAGTTCTCCGACTGCTGCAGCTTGAGCGCCTGGTGCTGCTCGCGGTTGAGGGCCTGGATATCCTTGTAAAGCAACAGCGTGGTCATCTTGGTTCTCCGTTCTATCGATTGAGGGGTCAACGCAGGACAATCTGGGCCAGCACCTGTCCGCTGTCCTGGTCCGGCACCACATCCTTGAGCGTGTTCGCCGCGACCAGGCTCAGGCTCAGATGCCGGCCCCAGTTGAAGTTGAGGCCGACACCCACGCTCTGCAGGTCGATGTCGGCGATGCCGAGCTCCATGGCCCGGCCGTAGTCGAAGAAGACGAAGGGCTGCCAGCGTTCGCTCGGCCGCCACCAGGCCTCCAGGTTCAGCGTCGCCCCCTGGGGCGAGGAGATCACCCCGGGGTCGTAGCCCCGGACGCTGCTGATGCCGCCGAACTGGTAGAACAGCGACGCCGGCAGCGCCTGGGTGTCACTGGCGAACTGCCAGCCGAACCGCCCCACCAGCTCGTACTGCTCGCCCAGCGCACGGGACAGGTAGCCCTGCCCGTTGAGCAGGCCATAGCTGCCGCCGTCGCCGCTCACGGCGTTATCCACCTGCGCCTGGCGCACGCGCTGTTCGTAGCGCAGGTACCAGGGCGCGGAGCGGTACTCCACCTGGCCGCGCAGGAAGCCTTCCCGGGTATCCACCTCGCTCAGGGTGAAGCCCTCGATGGTGTTCTCGGAGCGCTGCTGGTTGTAGCCGACGCCCCCCTGCAGGACCCAGTGCTCGTCCAGCCACCAGGGCTGGTCGAAGCCCAGCGTCCAGGTCCTGGACTCACCCTCGATGTTCAGCGACGCCAGCGGGCCTTCCTCGACCGTCATGCTGTTGCCGCCGACCTCGCCATAGGCGACACCGTTCCAGCGATTGACCGGGCGGCTGTAGCGCACGCTGCCGTACTGCGACCCGGAGGTCGCCACCAGCAACAGGTTGAGGGCGTCGGCGGCCCCG includes the following:
- a CDS encoding SapC family protein gives rise to the protein MTTLLLYKDIQALNREQHQALKLQQSENCDFAASTHLVPVAGLEFFQAARHYPLVFIGEGSQATPIALLGLKEGHNGYLDAEQRWQANTYIPAFIRRYPFVLAQDEASHFTVCFDAAFSGWSEEQGKDLFDAQGQNSDYLDEMIQFLQNFTAEMERTRTFVEKLHALDLLSPRAIKLSHTSGESFVLSDFLAVDEEKFLALADEQVLDLHHSGFLGWIYAHLMSLGNANQLFDNYLKRREPAEVVTH
- a CDS encoding ShlB/FhaC/HecB family hemolysin secretion/activation protein, with amino-acid sequence MTRRCSWLVLTSLAAGPLPALAETIAPQVPGLVNPNLQREQIEQIQQQRRIEERARRTQVPALRGEEPEDQRLPEGGERFVLSGIGFNASEYLPREQLEAMARHYVGREIGFEDLNRLLRAINELYEARGQLTARALIPAQDLEGGQLRIVLVEAKVDQVSWKGGPRRVDDAFYDRRLHVEPGTTLDSPALMNAIQRFNATTPGPQVTASLAPGARFGTTAVELEAFEPDSLQWSLFANNYGNEGTGREQYGGSLTWFSPTGAADALNLLLVATSGSQYGSVRYSRPVNRWNGVAYGEVGGNSMTVEEGPLASLNIEGESRTWTLGFDQPWWLDEHWVLQGGVGYNQQRSENTIEGFTLSEVDTREGFLRGQVEYRSAPWYLRYEQRVRQAQVDNAVSGDGGSYGLLNGQGYLSRALGEQYELVGRFGWQFASDTQALPASLFYQFGGISSVRGYDPGVISSPQGATLNLEAWWRPSERWQPFVFFDYGRAMELGIADIDLQSVGVGLNFNWGRHLSLSLVAANTLKDVVPDQDSGQVLAQIVLR